One genomic window of Arachis stenosperma cultivar V10309 chromosome 10, arast.V10309.gnm1.PFL2, whole genome shotgun sequence includes the following:
- the LOC130955972 gene encoding glutamate receptor 2.9-like, with product MVTKNNVRKLLGFVYSMNLVVLLGVAAVAEREVKVGAVLDVGVGMVGKMGLNSIRMCIHDFYVSNPHYKTRLQLILRDSQRNVVTAAAQALDLIKNEQVEAVIGPITTTEAMFVINLGDKAHVPIVTFSATSPSLSSLHTPYFFQIAQKDSTQVEAITAIIQAFRWKEVVPIYVNNSYGEGLIPWLTNSLQKAYIRVPYLSAIDFSATDDAIEKELYNLMTMQTRVFVVHMTPLLGSRLFAIAKTIGMMDQGYVWIVTDGMANFFNSLDSSVMDSMEGVLGVRPYIPRTKQFLDFRARWKRQFLRDNPTLVDINLNAFGIWAYDATTALAMALEKLDSTLSGFTNVSKNSSNVTDLENFGVSRNGEKLREALSNVRFKGVGGDFKLVGGGELQASAFEIVNVIGNGEKNIGFWMPEKGLIRSIDAKTATTAYSTSKENLGRIIWPGDSYSIPKGWQIPTNGKKLMIGVPVKDSGYSEFVRIIHDPITNSTKVTGFCIDVFNAVVEALPYALSFDLIPFENSNGEMAGTYDDLVNQVYYGKFDGVVGDTTITANRSNYVDFTLPYTESGVTMVVPIRDNRKKNAWAFLKPLTWDLWVTTFCSFVFIGFVVWVLEHRINNHFRGPPSYQIGTSLWFSFSTMVFSHRERVASNCGRFVVIVWVFVVQILVQSYTASLTSLLTVEQLRPVITDVHQLLKNRLNVGYLDGSFVREILKDLGFQESQLKIYRSAEECNDLFTKGTANGGIDAAFDEVPYVTHLLQIYCSKYTMIEPRFKTGGFGFVFPKASPLVADISRAILNVTQGAKMKTIENAWLNGSSCPESNAQVSSASLGLESFWGLFLVIGVSCALALMFFLATFLYQYRHILSSHQPSTSIWTKIGTLLSIFNEKDLSSHTFKKSAKQDASVASSPAHHHGIGSAEASPSTHCPSSPYSYTESNFSFYGDQVMFSPDRHGDGTHQGHETQDREMRVVHDDTQEVATTNSNNTNSQAT from the exons CTTTAGATCTCATAAAGAATGAGCAAGTGGAAGCTGTGATAGGACCAATTACAACAACCGAAGCCATGTTTGTGATCAACCTCGGAGACAAAGCGCACGTGCCTATTGTCACGTTCTCAGCAACGAGCCCTTCTCTCTCATCACTCCACACCCCATATTTCTTCCAAATTGCTCAGAAAGATTCAACTCAGGTGGAAGCCATAACAGCCATTATCCAAGCTTTTCGGTGGAAAGAAGTGGTTCCAATTTATGTAAACAACAGTTATGGCGAAGGACTCATTCCATGGTTAACTAATTCACTTCAAAAAGCATACATCCGTGTTCCTTATCTGTCTGCCATTGATTTCTCAGCCACAGATGATGCCATTGAAAAAGAGCTCTACAATCTCATGACTATGCAAACTAGAGTCTTTGTCGTTCACATGACACCCCTTCTTGGCTCTCGTCTCTTTGCCATTGCCAAAACCATTGGCATGATGGATCAAGGTTATGTTTGGATTGTCACTGATGGAATGGCTAATTTCTTCAACTCGTTGGACTCTTCAGTTATGGACTCCatggaaggtgtcttgggtgtTAGGCCTTATATTCCAAGAACTAAACAGTTTCTTGATTTTAGAGCTCGATGGAAACGACAGTTTCTAAGAGACAATCCAACACTTGTTGATATCAATCTGAATGCTTTTGGAATATGGGCCTATGATGCTACCACCGCATTGGCCATGGCCCTTGAGAAACTTGACAGCACCCTTTCTGGCTTCACTAATGTGAGCAAGAACTCAAGCAATGTGACTGATCTTGAAAACTTTGGCGTTTCGCGAAACGGTGAGAAGCTGAGAGAAGCTTTGTCAAATGTTAGATTCAAAGGTGTTGGTGGTGACTTCAAATTAGTTGGTGGTGGGGAGTTACAAGCATCAGCATTTGAGATAGTTAATGTGATTGGTAACGGGGAAAAAAACATCGGATTTTGGATGCCAGAAAAGGGACTAATTAGAAGTATCGATGCCAAAACTGCAACAACCGCATATTCAACTTCTAAGGAGAATCTAGGAAGAATTATATGGCCAGGGGACTCTTACTCTATTCCAAAGGGATGGCAGATTCCCACAAATGGTAAAAAGTTAATGATAGGGGTTCCAGTAAAAGATAGTGGCTACTCTGAATTTGTGAGAATAATCCATGACCCTATTACTAATTCTACAAAGGTCACTGGGTTCTGCATTGATGTTTTCAATGCTGTGGTAGAAGCCTTGCCTTATGCCCTTTCATTTGACTTGATTCCATTTGAAAACTCCAACGGTGAGATGGCAGGAACTTATGATGATTTGGTCAACCAAGTTTATTATGGG AAGTTTGATGGTGTGGTGGGAGATACAACAATTACGGCAAACAGGTCCAATTATGTTGATTTCACATTGCCGTACACAGAATCTGGTGTGACTATGGTTGTTCCAATAAGAGACAACAGAAAGAAGAATGCATGGGCCTTCTTGAAGCCATTGACATGGGACCTTTGGGTTACAACATTTTGTTCATTTGTATTTATAGGATTCGTTGTTTGGGTTCTTGAACACCGAATTAACAATCATTTCAGAGGGCCTCCTTCTTATCAGATTGGCACTAGCCTGTGGTTTTCCTTCTCAACCATGGTGTTTTCCCATC GGGAGAGGGTAGCAAGCAACTGTGGAAGATTCGTGGTGATAGTATGGGTTTTTGTTGTTCAAATTCTAGTTCAAAGCTACACTGCAAGTCTTACCTCTCTCTTAACAGTTGAACAATTACGCCCAGTTATTACCGATGTGCATCAACTCCTAAAGAATAGGTTGAATGTTGGTTATTTGGATGGTTCTTTTGTTCGTGAAATCTTGAAGGATTTGGGATTCCAAGAAAGCCAGCTCAAGATTTACAGATCTGCAGAAGAATGCAATGATCTCTTCACAAAAGGAACTGCAAATGGTGGCATTGATGCTGCGTTCGATGAAGTTCCATATGTGACGCACCTTCTTCAAATTTACTGCTCTAAGTATACCATGATTGAGCCAAGATTTAAAACTGGTGGCTTTGGATTT GTGTTTCCAAAAGCGTCACCTCTTGTAGCAGACATATCAAGGGCAATTTTGAATGTGACTCAAGGAGCCAAAATGAAAACAATTGAGAATGCATGGTTGAATGGAAGCAGTTGTCCAGAATCTAATGCTCAAGTTTCTTCTGCGAGTCTAGGACTCGAAAGCTTCTGGGGTCTGTTTCTTGTTATAGGGGTTTCTTGTGCATTAGCACTCATGTTCTTCTTAGCAACATTCCTATATCAGTATAGACATATTCTGTCAAGCCATCAGCCCAGTACTTCAATATGGACAAAAATTGGAACCTTGCTAAGTATCTTCAATGAGAAAGACTTGAGCTCTCACACTTTCAAAAAAAGTGCAAAGCAAGATGCAAGTGTAGCTAGTAGTCCTGCTCATCATCATGGAATAGGTTCAGCTGAGGCATCACCAAGTACACATTGCCCTTCAAGTCCTTATAGCTACACAGAATCAAATTTTTCATTCTATGGAGACCAAGTAATGTTTAGTCCGGATCGACATGGTGATGGAACTCATCAAGgtcatgagactcaagacagagAAATGAGGGTGGTGCATGATGATACTCAAGAAGTGGCCACTACAAACAGCAATAATACTAACTCCCAAGCCACATAG
- the LOC130955973 gene encoding histidine kinase 5-like, whose amino-acid sequence MVCEKERECIEEMEIEILPSMWPEDIGSEVGKQFNIEKPGREQDMLEDVTIIEEPTIADFKRLMELTNFTEKGSSQLAYLMKHWEYKQANAVRLLREELDNLSKQRQDVELRKLEILEEHRFEGERYGGDKRPVSILEDVYDIWQDMPRRKNKVVLQNKRIDIDAAEYDTVKYWKQRALRLEKLLEASIQREQILQDKLLERINNIERQSSPVEELSQILKRANNFLHFILQNAPVVIVHQDKELRYRFIYNHFPSLQEEDIIGKTDVEIFTGSGVKESQEFKREVLEKGLPAKREITFETELFGSKTFLIYVEPVFSKVGETIGINYMGMDVTDQVRKRERMAKIREEIAVQKAKETELNKTIHITEETMRAKQMLATMSHEIRSPLSGVVSMAEVLSTTKLDGEQRQLLDVMLSSGDLVLQLINDILDLSKVESGVMKLEATKFRPREVVKHVLQTAAASLQKILTLEGHVSDDVPIEVIGDVLRLRQILTNLISNAIKFTHEGKVGINLYVVSNISATQANEDRYLSTPQSSSARNLLDDQRHDHPQGQNHAFHGECRSPIKSECSVNGDTEEHHHSTEPTVWIRCDVYDTGIGIPENAIPTLFKRYMQVGTDHARKYGGTGLGLAICKQLVELMGGHLTVSSKEHHGSTFTFILPYKVSIIEENSDDTDELSDMENDEGACDYTTESFFQFQPRTLGSLFSSNGSSRAHKLLTHKIGYTSSHTSECSFSFPFPFHDIISKGTCSVQDSSLVVDAPEISESSASSSGQSRETNIENIVSSDKYCQDKGITDSSKHMVEDSEMDIATKPSELQKTCKVQGNANMITQCVTSICASELTRSTSKPKILLVEDSKINVMVTQSMMKQLGHSIDVVNNGAEAVRAVQRCSYDLVLMDVCMPIMNGLQATKLIRSFEETGNWDAARKVLMELNLPDLDHECSGPSKKRIPIVAMTANALSESAEECFANGMDSFVSKPVTFQKLKECLEQYLS is encoded by the exons ATGGTGTGTGAGAAGGAGAGGGAGTGCATTGAGGAGATGGAAATTGAAATCCTGCCTTCAATGTGGCCTGAAGATATCGGAAGTGAAGTTGGAAAGCAGTTCAATATCGAAAAGCCTGGAAGGGAGCAGGATATGTTAGAGGATGTTACAATCATAGAGGAGCCAACTATAGCCGATTTCAAGCGCCTCATGGAGCTTACAAATTTCACTGAAAAAGGGTCTTCTCAGTTGGCATACCTCATGAAACATTGGGAGTACAAGCAGGCAAACGCAGTGCGCCTTCTGAGGGAAGAGCTCGACAACCTTAGCAAACAAAGGCAGGATGTTGAGCTAAGGAAGCTGGAGATATTGGAGGAGCACCGGTTCGAGGGAGAAAGATATGGAGGCGACAAAAGGCCGGTGTCTATATTGGAGGATGTTTATGACATATGGCAGGACATGCCGCGAAGGAAGAACAAGGTTGTGCTTCAGAACAAGAGAATTGACATAGATGCTGCTGAGTATGATACTGTTAAGTATTGGAAACAAAGGGCCTTGCGTTTGGAGAAATTGCTTGAGGCAAGCATCCAGAGAGAGCAGATACTCCAAGACAAGTTGCTTGAAAGGATCAACAACATTGAGAGGCAATCCTCACCTGTAGAAGAACTCTCCCAGATTCTCAAAAGAGCAAATAATTTCTTGCATTTCATCCTCCAGAATGCCCCTGTTGTTATTGTCCATCAG gACAAGGAATTGCGATACCGGTTTATCTATAATCATTTTCCAAGTTTGCAAGAGGAG GACATAATAGGAAAAACAGATGTGGAAATATTCACAGGATCTGGGGTCAAAGAATCTCAAGAGTTCAAGAGAGAAGTCTTGGAGAAAGGATTACCTGCAAAAAGGGAAATCACTTTTGAGACAGAGCTATTCGGATCAAAGACATTCTTGATATATGTAGAACCCGTGTTTAGCAAAGTAGGGGAGACAATTGGAATAAACTATATGGGAATGGATGTAACAGATCAG GTGCGGAAAAGAGAAAGGATGGCGAAGATTCGGGAAGAGATTGCAGTTCAGAAGGCAAAGGAAACAGAACTAAACAAAACCATTCACATTACAG AGGAGACTATGAGAGCAAAACAAATGCTGGCCACAATGTCTCATGAGATAAGGTCTCCATTATCTGGGGTAGTTAGCATGGCTGAAGTTCTTTCTACCACAAAGCTTGATGGGGAGCaaagacagctcttggatgtTATGCTATCTTCAGGAGATTTGGTTCTTCAACTTATAAATGACATTCTTGATCTTTCCAAGGTTGAATCAG GAGTTATGAAGCTCGAGGCAACTAAATTTCGGCCACGAGAGGTAGTAAAGCACGTACTCCAGACGGCTGCAGCGTCGTTGCAGAAAATATTAACCTTAGAAGGACATGTGTCAGATGATGTACCAATTGAG GTTATTGGTGATGTTTTAAGGCTCCGGCAAATTCTTACAAATTTGATCAG CAATGCGATCAAGTTTACACATGAAGGGAAAGTAGGTATAAACCTATATGTTGTTTCAAATATTTCAGCAACTCAAGCAAATGAAGATAGATACCTCTCAACACCTCAAAGTAGCAGTGCCCGAAATCTTCTTGATGATCAGAGACATGATCATCCTCAAGGCCAAAACCATGCATTTCATGGTGAATGCAGATCACCAATTAAAAGTGAATGCTCAGTAAATGGAGACACTGAGGAGCATCATCATTCGACAGAGCCAACGGTGTGGATTCGCTGTGATGTGTATGACACAGGCATTGGAATACCAG AAAATGCAATACCTACTTTATTTAAAAGGTACATGCAAGTTGGCACAGATCATGCTCGAAAGTATGGTGGCACAGGACTGGGATTAGCAATATGCAAACAACTG GTTGAGTTGATGGGGGGTCATCTAACAGTGTCTAGCAAAGAACACCATGGTTCTACCTTCACATTCATACTTCCctacaaggtttcaataattgAAGAAAATTCTGATGACACAGATGAACTCTCTGATATGGAGAATGATGAAGGTGCTTGTGATTATACAACAGAAAGTTTCTTCCAATTCCAACCGCGAACTTTAGGCTCTCTTTTCTCTTCCAATGGTTCTAGCAGAGCACACAAGTTATTAACACATAAGATTGGCTACACAAGCTCACATACTTCAGAGTGTTCATTCTCATTCCCATTCCCATTTCATGATATCATATCAAAAGGGACATGTTCTGTTCAGGATTCATCTTTAGTTGTTGATGCTCCAGAGATATCAGAATCATCAGCAAGTTCATCCGGTCAGAGCCGAGAAACAAACATCGAAAATATAGTTAGCAGTGATAAATATTGTCAAGATAAGGGTATTACAGATTCTTCTAAACATATGGTGGAAGATTCTGAAATGGATATAGCAACAAAGCCAAGTGAACTTCAGAAAACATGTAAGGTTCAAGGGAATGCAAACATGATAACTCAATGTGTTACTAGCATCTGTGCATCAGAATTAACCAGATCCACATCAAAGCCTAAGATCCTTCTGGTTGAAGATAGCAAGATTAATGTCATGGTGACACAATCCATGATGAAGCAGTTAGGCCATAGCATAGATGTTGTGAATAATGGAGCCGAAGCAGTGCGTGCCGTTCAGCGCTGCTCTTATGACCTGGTTTTGATG GATGTTTGCATGCCAATAATGAATGGCCTTCAGGCAACGAAATTGATCCGGTCTTTCGAGGAAACAGGAAATTGGGATGCTGCAAGAAAAGTTTTAATGGAGTTAAATCTACCAGATCTAGATCATGAATGTTCTGGACCATCTAAAAAGCGAATCCCAATTGTCGCG ATGACAGCAAATGCTTTGTCAGAGAGTGCTGAAGAATGTTTTGCAAATGGTATGGACTCATTTGTATCAAAACCTGTAACTTTTCAAAAACTGAAAGAGTGTCTTGAACAATACCTAAGTTGA
- the LOC130957484 gene encoding uncharacterized protein LOC130957484, with translation MARKGRFTRKPKVGPGCQQPQTAPPPVPPPASASHCDDSEILPDSGDSVPQTSCPFLPPRSVPRPALQTSTTNIQNSEPSHVNSADNANDVDSVDQAADESFVDSRAQNRKGRKTTEFWEVRIIDSDGTMKPARLSVREAMERPNGRKIVLRFNKAKQAIGNEAGLLSGVLGLLGSDFGKFPICEESWRKITTKDKVYNECVKQIFHINEDSEGVIKKNILKSMGKSWKETRLRLYNAYFEPTFTTEQNIENRPPGIDREHWRWFLDYRAKPETKEKCKKNAKNRSKQQYTHTGGSKSFARRIEEESEQQGRIVGRGELWIAVHKKKDGSYMNDEARAIGLTLSVIANLPVMFIDFLNFDERIEEIEQQDESSRVLSQNDSIAQVFGKEKPGRVRGVGFGPTPSQLFGPNSHGPGNGVQQEETQRKLLELEAQLEGEKLKRKAMEDEAAADKKKMKAMESALIYLFQRQGEELPPDIAAGMSFVG, from the exons ATGGCTAGAAAAGGTCGTTTCACAAGAAAACCAAAAGTAGGACCAGGATGTCAGCAACCACAAACGGCTCCGCCTCCGGTCCCGCCTCCGGCCTCGGCTTCCCACTGCGATGACTCTGAAATTCTCCCGGACAGTGGTGATAGTGTCCCTCAAACTTCATGTCCATTCCTTCCGCCGCGCAGTGTACCAAGGCCGGCTCTACAAACGAGCACAACTAACATTCAAAACTCGGAGCCAAGCCATGTAAACTCGGCAGATAATGCTAATGATGTGGATTCTGTTGATCAAGCAGCTGATGAATCCTTTGTTGATTCTAGAGCTCAGAATCGCAAAGGACGCAAGACTACAGAGTTTTGGGAAGTCAGGATAATCG ATTCTGATGGCACAATGAAGCCGGCAAGACTAAGCGTGAGGGAGGCCATGGAACGGCCTAACGGTAGAAAGATCGTCCTCAGGTTCAACAAAGCAAAGCAAGCCATTGGAAACGAAGCTGGATTGTTGAGTGGCGTGCTTGGTCTGCTAGGATCTGACTTTGGAAAGTTTCCTATCtgtgaggaaagctggcgtaaGATTACTACAAAGGACAAAGTCTATAACGAATGTGTGAAG CAAATTTTCCACATTAATGAAGATAGCGAAGGAGttatcaaaaaaaatatcttgaAAAGTATGGGGAAGTCCTGGAAGGAGACAAGGCTGAGGTTGTATAATGCTTATTTCGAGCCAACGTTCACGACTGAACAAAATATTGAGAACCGTCCGCCGGGAATCGATCGAGAACATTGGAGATGGTTCCTTGACTATCGCGCCAAACCTGAAACGAAG GAGAAGTGCAAGAAAAATGCAAAGAATCGATCAAAACAACAATATACCCACACCGGCGGTTCAAAAAGCTTTGCACGGCGAATCGAAGAAGAG TCGGAACAACAAGGGAGAATAGTCGGAAGAGGGGAGTTATGGATCGCAGTGCACAAAAAAAAGGACGGCTCCTACATGAATGATGAAGCAAGAGCAATCGGT CTTACTTTAAGTGTGATTGCTAATTTGCCTGTTATGTTTATAGACTTTTTGAACTTCGAC GAAAGAATTGAGGAGATTGAGCAACAGGATGAGTCATCTAGAGTGTTGTCTCAGAATGATTCCATTGCTCAGGTTTTCGGAAAAGAGAAACCGGGTAGAGTACGTGGTGTGGGTTTTGGACCGACTCCTAGTCAACTCTTCGGTCCAAATTCACATGGGCCTGGCAACGGAGTCCAACAAGAGGAGACTCAGAGGAAGCTGCTTGAACTGGAGGCACAGCTGGAAGGCGAGAAGTTGAAGAGGAAGGCGATGGAGGATGAGGCAGCAGcagataagaaaaagatgaagGCGATGGAGAGTGCTCTAATTTATCTGTTTCAACGGCAGGGTGAGGAGCTGCCACCAGACATCGCTGCAGGGATGAGTTTTGTGGGATGA
- the LOC130957485 gene encoding uncharacterized protein LOC130957485: MIELNIKAVNMLNYAISFEEYRKVSRCKTAKVIWDKLQVTHEGTIQVKQTRIDMLYREYKMFSMKEGKSIDDMFKRFSIIINGLDAIGITHSEPIFVRKVLRSLTKEWKTKAIVIAESGNISQMTYDELRGKLFAFEVTHLKNDTKKGVALK; encoded by the coding sequence ATGATAGAGCTCAATATCAAAGCTGTCAACATGCTAAACTATGCTATTAGCTTTGAGGAATACCGAAAAGTATCAAGGTGCAAAACAGCAAAGGTGATCTGGGATAAGCTCCAAGTCACACATGAAGGCACTATTCAAGTGAAGCAAACCAGAATTGACATGCTATATAGAGAATACAAAATGTTCTCTATGAAGGAAGGAAAATCCATTGATGATATGTTCAAAAGGTTTTCCATCATCATCAACGGCTTAGATGCTATAGGGATTACTCACTCTGAACCTATATTCGTGAGGAAAGTCCTGAGAAGTCTTACAAAAGAGTGGAAAACTAAGGCTATTGTCATAGCTGAGAGTGGTAATATTAGTCAAATGACTTACGATGAATTGAGAGGAAAATTATTTGCTTTTGAAGTCACACACTTAAAAAATGATACAAAAAAAGGAGTTGCTCTCAAATAA